Proteins from a genomic interval of Colletes latitarsis isolate SP2378_abdomen chromosome 3, iyColLati1, whole genome shotgun sequence:
- the LOC143340519 gene encoding HEAT repeat-containing protein 5B isoform X1, whose protein sequence is MMMELSHSLTLNEDALNQIPEAKRPVFIFEWLRFLDKVLIAAQKSDIKGCQQKLVEQLTKHMQGAPGPPTRRLIARCLATLFSVGDTFLLFDTVNKCNDILRNKDDSPSFLPTKLAAICCVGCMYEKLGRMMGRSYEETVQILIKSLRSAESQTRIEIMHTLEKVCAGMGSAITNVHKEIYKVSRHYLTDRVMAVRCAAAKCLLEMLNHASFLYTTEIESVATLCFRAFEGSNYEVRCAIAKLLGTLVAMTQIPAPKGKNPSVTQSKGYKQISLDEVLNILMSGFLRGGVGFLKGTGEIIKGNSSVNRDVRVGVTHAYVIFVQMLGGSWLERNVGALVAHVLDLVTNPKAASSHVDAVYSRKCVNFILHGTVGKLLGEGAQAAACKEIAHIILKQMNSIDFSPENAKDCNQETLFSQHLLVCALQEMGNLILGLGTTACNLLSDQSLSLIDTIMAVLIHPCQAARLAASWCLRCICVAAPSQITPLIDRCVDGIENMRSSPEAIAGYSSALAAVLGSVRLSPLGVPHTKGKIIFNTAEELLRSASQNSRLSLNRTHAGWLLIGAIMTLGTAVVKGLLPRMLLLWRNSFPRSNKELESEKARGDAFTWQVTLEGRAGALSAMHSFLLHCPELLNDDITRRLLTPIESALAMLTNLSPVLKNYGQQLKAPAAMVRLRLYETLLLLPPQTFEGSYTHLLRMLVSEFTLTENPGNTTTSLLRAVCHANDSVILGTWLQETDHRTIEDQMEPNRRADLEHLQPNSAAGSGALEHNPCCLYRPVPQDEIIPGPLPLGVAVIDLSVSLFGQIFPRVANKHRLQMLDHFSECIKHTKSGRQEAIQMNVFTAVLSGLKGLNEAKTGFGQEDVKKSATNLIISALVSSNSILRWAAGEAVGRMAQVISDPKFTAELAQTSFDRLKSARDVASRTGHSLALGCLHKYVGGMGSSQHLNTSVSILLALAQDNTSPVVQVWALHALALIADSGGPMFRGYVEPTLSLALTLLLNVPHSYIDVHQCIGKVLSALITTIGPELQGNTSTICMARSSFLCACAIMQDHQDPLVQAEATGCLQQLHLFAPRHVNLSSLVPTLCRTLSSNHLLLRKAAISCLRQLAQREAKEVCEHAMTLANESRDTNIVEGLVITETGLPGVLFSMLDTETDSKLIKDIHDTLTSMLQILAADNLSQWLSLCKDVLTIASETCTNEEGNTINVEDSAAENDNADAEGDDDQAEFHADESTKQRPTITPRWPTRVFAAQCVRRIVAACVNNKQAHFDLALAKELQLSKGKSDFLVLHLSDLVRMAFMAATSDCDPLRLEGLKTLQEIIDKFAKVPEPEFPGHLLLEQFQAQVGAALRPAFSAETASHVTAAACQACSAWIGSGVARDLNDLRRVHQLLVSSLEKLREGHTRPQLYNESLLTLERLAILKAWAEVYVVAMIRDGAALNSKDTFNQNSNQVDDGNDEDFGKFEFQTESLLSLVQPELLSLSQYWLAALRDHALLSLPPEFSSQLPHDGGAFYTTDTMESARPHYAVSWAPILHAATLWLNAKGFGLEETKNEVKTSNATNNINNNNNDDASSKTNTNVERFHLLFGICMEALCSPRSSESTQNIETCLNALYTLLNSTWARKVLITDRSLPIELCNVLHRMLLTRESYVIQMVVMEVLKQVMKAAQEDLVERKKTKLKEIAPTHEESNETQEVDLLGEGEENGELIPGKSLVFAILEVCLCLLVRQIPALNPNPGGTTAILSQRGYMPSEESGKLIAAALNIMESLPTLCSPQGAVAILPTLLYLATGVIRETAIRADNECNKTGSDIPVHAALHCMKNLTTNKYSKDHRSQEQWTSLLQSALAKIIDLAKTGNEETKMDEVAMILGIAVFVLHATSEVVSAPNLQFPCINHFRHAFQSENTMVKLKCVQTLRTIFLHPERTISTPYIHALAPRLVEYLYSDKSKQVTNDLEMSFTLECISTVEALIGLADLSHRDLLQGIQMLTLLVPILINYLLEGDQLQHASKYQLNLHQQSFQWLNKIGPKYPQEFKTLMSQSTELKTKLENAVRSTHQQAQRHTRPVDLVKPQIKISTPSIKLKTDFSNFN, encoded by the exons ATGATGATGGAGTTGAGTCATAGTTTGACCCTCAATGAGGATGCCCTTAACCAAATCCCTGAGGCTAAACGACCAGTTTTTATATTTGAATGGTTACGATTTTTGGACAAGGTTTTAATAGCTGCACAAAAG AGTGATATTAAAGGATGTCAGCAAAAGCTGGTGGAACAATTGACTAAACATATGCAAGGAGCTCCTGGTCCTCCTACAAGGCGACTTATTGCAAGATGTCTTGCCACTTTGTTTAGTGTTGGCGATACATTTTTGCTTTTTGATACTGTCAATAAATGCAATGATATTCTGAGAAATAAAGATGATTCTCCAAGTTTTCTCCCAACGAAATT AGCTGCTATATGCTGCGTAGGATGTATGTATGAAAAACTAGGAAGAATGATGGGTAGATCGTACGAAGAAACTGTACAGATTTTGATAAAGTCCTTACGTTCTGCAGAGTCACAGACTCGAATAGAAATTATGCACACGCTTGAAAAG GTATGTGCTGGCATGGGATCTGCAATTACGAATGTTcataaagaaatatataaagtTTCTAGACATTATCTCACAGATAGAGTAATGGCTGTAAGATGTGCTGCTGCAAAG TGTTTACTGGAAATGTTAAATCATGCATCGTTTTTATATACCACTGAAATAGAGAGTGTTGCTACACTTTGTTTCCGTGCATTTGAGGGGTCAAATTATGAAGTAAGATGTGCCATTGCAAAACTATTAGGTACACTAGTGGCAATGACCCAGATTCCAGCCCCAAAAGGGAAGAATCCTTCAG TGACACAGAGCAAAGGCTATAAACAAATTTCACTCGACGAAGTACTAAATATTTTAATGTCTGGATTTTTAAGAGGAGGAGTAGGTTTTTTAAAAGGTACTGGAGAAATAATAAAAGGAAATTCCAGTGTAAACAGAGATGTTCGAGTTGGAGTCACACAT GCATATGTGATATTTGTTCAAATGTTAGGAGGTTCATGGCTTGAACGTAATGTTGGCGCATTAGTCGCCCATGTACTCGATCTTGTAACTAATCCAAAAGCTGCTAGTTCACACGTTGATGCTGTGTATTCTAGAAAatgtgttaattttatattacatgGCACTGTTGGAAAGTTATTGGGTGAAGGAGCTCAAGCTGCTGCATGCAAAGAAATAGCACACATTATTCTGAAACAAATGAATTCTATTG attttaGTCCAGAAAATGCTAAGGATTGTAACCAGGAAACATTATTTAGTCAACACTTATTAGTCTGTGCATTGCAAGAAATGGGAAACTTAATCTTAGGGTTGGGTACAACAGCTTGTAATTTATTGTCAGATCAATCTTTAA gtttaattgatacaaTCATGGCTGTTCTGATTCATCCGTGTCAAGCAGCCCGGCTCGCAGCCTCTTGGTGTTTACGTTGCATTTGTGTAGCAGCTCCGAGTCAAATAACACCGCTAATTGATCGCTGTGTGGATGGAATTGAAAATATGCGTAGTTCACCGGAAGCAATAGCCGGATACAGCAGTGCATTAGCTGCAGTTCTTGGTAGCGTTCGTTTATCGCCGCTTGGAGTTCCTCACACAAAAGGAAAG ATCATTTTTAATACTGCAGAGGAACTTCTAAGGAGCGCAAGCCAAAACAGTCGTTTATCGCTGAATAGAACACACGCCGGATGGCTTCTAATTGGAGCTATAATGACACTTG GTACAGCTGTAGTGAAAGGATTATTGCCTAGGATGCTACTACTCTGGCGAAATTCTTTTCCCCGTTCAAACAAAGAACTTGAAAGTGAAAAAGCCAGAGGTGATGCTTTTACATGGCAAGTAACCTTGGAAGGTCGAGCTGGCGCATTATCAGCAATGCACAGTTTTCTATTGCATTGTCCAGAGCTTTTAAACGATGACATTACAAGACGACTTCTAACACCAATTGAGTCTGCTTTGGCAATGTTAACGAA tttgTCACCTGTGTTAAAAAATTATGGACAACAATTGAAAGCTCCAGCTGCTATGGTTCGTTTACGTTTATACGAAACATTGTTATTATTACCGCCACAAACATTTGAAG GTTCATACACGCATCTTCTAAGGATGTTGGTATCAGAGTTTACCTTGACTGAAAATCCTGGAAATACTACAACATCACTGTTACGTGCAGTTTGCCATGCCAATGATTCTGTAATACTTGGTACATGGTTGCAAGAAACCGATCACCGTACAATCGAAGATCAA ATGGAACCAAACAGAAGGGCAGATTTGGAACAT CTGCAACCCAACAGTGCTGCAGGATCTGGAGCTTTGGAACATAATCCATGTTGTCTTTACAGACCAGTGCCAcag GATGAAATAATTCCTGGTCCTTTACCTTTGGGAGTTGCAGTTATTGATCTATCAGTATCGTTGTTTGGTCAAATCTTTCCGCGCGTAGCGAACAAACATAGATTACAAATGTTAGATCACTTTAGCGAGTGCATAAAACATACGAAGTCTGGTAGGCAAGAAGCAATACAAATGAACGTTTTCACGGCTGTATTAAGTGGCTTGAAGGGTCTCAATGAAGCAAAAACTGGATTTGGTCAAGAAGATGTAAAGAAATCCGCCACTAATCTTATCATT AGTGCTTTGGTTAGCAGTAATTCAATACTGAGATGGGCAGCAGGGGAAGCCGTTGGAAGAATGGCTCAAGTTATTTCCGATCCCAAATTTACAGCGGAGTTGGCGCAAACGAGTTTCGATCGTTTGAAATCTGCTCGCGATGTTGCGAGTAGGACTGGTCACTCTTTAGCGTTAGGGTGCCTTCATAAATACGTGGGTGGGATGGGGTCTAGTCAACATCTCAACACAAGTGTCAGTATTCTACTTGCACTTGCCCAAGATAATACTTCTCCTGTAGTACAA GTATGGGCTTTACATGCTCTTGCGCTTATAGCTGATTCTGGCGGACCAATGTTTCGGGGCTACGTTGAACCTACATTATCTTTAGCATTAACTCTACTTCTCAATGTTCCTCATTCCTATATTGATGTACATCAATGTATAGGGAAAGTACTGTCAGCACTTATTACAACAATAGGACCAGAATTACAAG GTAATACGTCAACAATTTGTATGGCACGGTCGTCATTTTTATGTGCATGCGCCATTATGCAAGATCATCAAGATCCTCTCGTACAAGCTGAAGCCACAGGATGCCTTCAACAATTACATTTATTCGCGCCCAGACACGTCAATTTATCGTCTCTCGTTCCTACACTATGT CGAACTTTGTCAAGCAATCATTTGCTTTTACGTAAAGCTGCAATATCTTGTCTTCGCCAACTTGCTCAACGAGAAgcaaaagaagtatgcgaacatgCGATGACATTAGCTAATGAAAGTCGAGACACAAATATAGTTGAAGGTCTTGTTATAACAGAAACTGGTCTTCCGGGTGTTTTGTTTAGCATGTTGGACACGGAAACCGATAGTAAATTGATCAAGGATATCCATGATACGTTAACCAGCATGTTACAAATTTTAGCAGCAGATAATTTATCTCAGTGGCTGTCTCTGTGTAAAGACGTTCTTACAATAGCTTCAG AAACGTGTACTAACGAAGAAGGAAATACTATCAATGTCGAGGACAGTGCCGCGGAAAATGATAATGCAGATGCAGAAGGGGACGATGATCAAGCTGAATTTCACGCCGATGAATCCACAAAACAACGACCGACTATCACTCCACGGTGGCCAACTAGAGTCTTTGCAGCACAGTGTGTCAGAAGAATTGTAGCTGCTTGTGTAAATAATAAACAAGCACATTTTGACCTCGCCTTAGCTAAGGAGTTGCAACTGTCTAAAGGAAAAA GTGACTTTTTGGTATTACATCTTTCTGACTTAGTGCGAATGGCGTTTATGGCCGCAACAAGCGACTGCGATCCATTACGACTCGAAGGTCTAAAAACACTTCAGGAAATTATAGATAAATTTGCAAAAGTTCCTGAACCAGAGTTTCCTGGACACTTATTACTCGAGCAGTTTCAAGCACAA GTTGGCGCTGCGTTGAGACCCGCATTTTCTGCAGAAACAGCATCGCATGTTACGGCTGCAGCTTGCCAGGCGTGTAGTGCTTGGATTGGAAGTGGAGTTGCTAGGGATTTGAATGATCTTCGTAGAGTTCATCAATTGCTTGTATCTTCTCTGGAAAAATTAAGAGAGGGGCATACACGACCTCAACTTTATAATGAAAGTTTATTAACGCTCGAAAGATTAGCAATATTGAAAGCTTGGGCGGAG GTATACGTAGTTGCTATGATAAGAGATGGTGCTGCGTTAAATAGTAAAGATACGTTCAATCAAAATTCGAATCAAGTCGATGATGGGAACGATGAAGATTTCGGGAAGTTTGAATTTCAGACTGAAAGTTTATTAAGTTTGGTACAACCGGAATTGCTGAGTTTAAGTCAGTATTGGTTAGCTGCCCTGAGAGATCATGCTTTACTTTCTTTACCACCAG AATTTTCCAGTCAATTACCACACGATGGGGGTGCTTTTTATACGACAGATACAATGGAATCTGCTCGACCTCATTATGCAGTATCGTGGGCACCAATTTTGCATGCTGCAACACTTTGGCTTAATGCGAAAGGGTTCGGACTAGAAGAAACTAAGAATGAAGTAAAAACATCAAACGCGACcaataatattaacaataatAACAACGACGATGCCTCCTCTAAAACTAATACTAATGTTGAACGTTTTCACTTATTATTTG GTATATGCATGGAAGCTCTATGCAGCCCTCGATCTTCAGAATCTACTCAAAATATAGAAACATGTTTAAATGCTTTATATACTTTATTAAATTCCACATGGGCTCGAAAAGTACTGATTACGGATCGTTCGTTACCAATTGAATTGTGTAACGTTCTTCACAG GATGCTATTAACGAGAGAAAGTTACGTAATTCAAATGGTTGTAATGGAAGTGTTAAAACAAGTAATGAAAGCAGCACAAGAAGATCTAGTTGAAAGAAAAAAAACTAAACTAAAAG AAATAGCACCAACACACGAAGAAAGTAATGAAACTCAAGAAGTAGATTTATTAGGAGAAGGTGAAGAAAATGGCGAGCTCATACCTGGCAAATCATTGGTATTCGCAATTCTGGAAGTGTGTTTGTGCCTGTTGGTTCGACAAATACCGGCGTTGAATCCTAATCCTGGTGGtacaacagcaattttatctCAAAGAGGATACATGCCATCCGAAGAAAGTGGAAAACTGATAGCAGCTGCACTTAATATAATGGAGTCTTTGCCTACTCTTTGCTCTCCTCAAG GGGCTGTAGCAATTTTACCAACATTGTTGTATCTAGCAACTGGAGTAATAAGAGAAACTGCGATACGGGCTGACAATGAATGCAATAAAACAGGCTCAGATATACCGGTTCATGCAGCTTTGCATTGCATGAAGAACCTTACTACAAATAAGTACTCAAAGGATCATAGAAGTCAAGAACAATGGACAAGTCTTTTGCAAAGCGCTCTTGCTAAGATCATCGATCTTGCTAAAACAG GTAACGAGGAAACAAAAATGGACGAAGTAGCGATGATATTAGGTATTGCGGTATTTGTTCTTCATGCTACTTCAGAAGTCGTAAGTGCGCCAAACTTACAGTTCCCTTGTATCAATCATTTTAGACATGCATTCCAATCAGAAAATACGATG GTTAAATTAAAATGCGTTCAAACTTTGAGAACAATATTTTTACATCCAGAACGTACAATAAGTACACCTTATATTCATGCGTTAGCGCCAAGATTAGTAGAATATCTATACAGCGATAAAAGTAAACAAGTTACAAACGATTTAGAGATGTCCTTTACTTTGGAATGTATTAGCACCGTTGAAGCTCTTATAGGGCTTGCCGATTTATCTCATC GAGATCTTCTCCAAG GTATACAGATGCTGACATTACTTGTGCCAAttctaattaattatttattggaGGGAGATCAACTTCAACACGCTTCCAAATATCAgttaaatctccatcaacagagCTTTCAATGGCTCAACAAGATAGGACCAAAATATCCTCAG GAATTTAAAACGTTAATGTCGCAATCTACAGAACTGAAAACTAAGTTAGAAAATGCCGTGAGATCTACTCATCAGCAAGCACAGAGGCACACCCGACCGGTAGATCTTGTAAAACCACAAATTAAGATCTCTACACCATCCATTAAGCTCAAAACAGATTtctcaaattttaattaa